The Kluyvera intermedia genome window below encodes:
- a CDS encoding MurR/RpiR family transcriptional regulator, translated as MMVYHYVIKNRDTVMYMTIRELADAAGVSTTTVMRFCRKLNCEGYSEFRVRFKLYLEQDEPQQANFGAGEIISFFKSVNNDEFDTLLDEAVDIILSSERIIFVGAGTSGSLAKYGARFFSNIGKFSNHIDDPYFPVTNDMAKNALAIVLSVSGETEEILRFAGQFSLHRCKVMSITSHEHSRLAKLADFNLSWHAPQTRIGGVYDITTQIPVIYILESLGRKLAKKLA; from the coding sequence ATGATGGTTTATCACTATGTCATCAAAAATCGTGACACAGTGATGTACATGACCATCCGCGAACTGGCTGATGCCGCAGGCGTGTCCACCACCACGGTGATGCGGTTTTGCCGCAAGCTCAACTGCGAAGGCTACTCGGAATTTCGTGTACGTTTCAAATTATACCTGGAACAGGATGAACCGCAGCAGGCGAATTTCGGTGCTGGTGAAATTATTAGTTTTTTCAAAAGCGTCAATAATGATGAATTTGATACTTTGCTCGATGAAGCGGTCGATATAATACTGTCCTCAGAACGTATTATCTTTGTTGGTGCTGGAACCTCAGGATCGCTGGCAAAATATGGGGCGCGTTTCTTTTCTAATATTGGAAAATTCAGCAACCATATTGATGATCCTTATTTCCCGGTCACTAATGACATGGCTAAAAACGCGCTGGCAATCGTGCTTTCTGTTTCTGGTGAAACGGAAGAGATCCTACGCTTTGCCGGGCAGTTCAGCCTGCACCGCTGTAAGGTCATGTCCATCACCAGCCACGAACACTCACGCCTGGCGAAGCTCGCCGACTTCAACCTCTCCTGGCATGCTCCGCAAACGCGTATCGGCGGTGTCTATGATATTACGACGCAGATCCCGGTTATCTATATTCTGGAATCACT
- the yqfB gene encoding N(4)-acetylcytidine aminohydrolase has protein sequence MQPNDITFFQRFQDDILAGRKTITLRDAAESHFKVGDILRVGRYEDNGYFCTIAVQATSTVTMDTLTQRHAEQENMTLPELKQVIADIYPGENTFYVIEFKCVE, from the coding sequence ATGCAGCCAAACGACATTACTTTTTTTCAGCGTTTTCAGGACGACATTCTGGCTGGCCGCAAAACGATTACCCTGCGTGATGCGGCGGAGTCTCATTTTAAGGTGGGCGATATTCTGCGAGTTGGGCGTTACGAAGATAACGGCTACTTTTGTACCATCGCCGTGCAGGCGACCTCTACCGTGACGATGGATACACTGACACAACGGCATGCCGAGCAGGAGAATATGACGCTTCCCGAGCTAAAACAGGTGATCGCGGATATCTATCCTGGCGAGAATACCTTTTATGTCATTGAATTTAAGTGTGTTGAGTGA
- the trhA gene encoding PAQR family membrane homeostasis protein TrhA codes for MDKKPLIKHGYSLAEEIANSISHGVGFVLGIVGLVLLLVQALDANASATAITSYSLYGGSMILLFLASTLYHAIPSQRAKVWLKKFDHCAIYLLIAGTYTPFLLVGLDSPLARGLMIVIWGLALLGILFKLTIAHRFKILSLVTYLTMGWLSLIVVYQLAVKLSPGGVTLLALGGIVYSLGVIFYVCKRIPYNHAIWHGFVLGGSACHFLAIYLYVGQVT; via the coding sequence ATGGATAAGAAACCACTCATTAAGCATGGATATTCTCTGGCAGAGGAAATTGCCAACAGCATTAGTCACGGTGTCGGTTTTGTGTTGGGTATCGTTGGGCTAGTGTTACTGCTGGTACAGGCGCTCGACGCCAATGCCAGCGCAACGGCTATCACCAGCTACAGCCTGTACGGTGGCAGCATGATTCTGCTGTTTTTGGCCTCGACGCTGTACCACGCCATTCCTTCCCAGCGTGCAAAAGTATGGCTGAAAAAATTCGACCACTGTGCGATTTACCTGCTGATTGCCGGAACCTACACGCCATTTTTGCTGGTGGGGCTGGACTCGCCGCTGGCGCGTGGGCTGATGATTGTTATCTGGGGTCTGGCGTTGCTGGGGATCTTGTTTAAGCTGACGATTGCGCATCGTTTTAAAATTTTGTCGCTGGTGACCTATTTGACCATGGGCTGGCTGTCGCTGATTGTGGTGTATCAGCTGGCGGTCAAGCTGTCGCCAGGCGGTGTGACGCTGCTGGCGCTGGGTGGAATTGTTTATTCGCTGGGCGTGATTTTTTATGTCTGCAAGCGAATACCTTACAACCATGCTATCTGGCACGGCTTCGTGTTAGGCGGCAGCGCTTGTCATTTTCTGGCGATTTATTTGTATGTGGGGCAGGTAACGTAG
- the ygfZ gene encoding tRNA-modifying protein YgfZ: MPFTPFPPRKPCACARLPLTLMTLDDWALATLSGADGEKYLQGQVTADVAQMDEHQHLLVAHCDAKGKMWSNLRLFRRQDGFAFIERRSVREAQLTQLKKYAVFSKVTIAANDDLVLLGVAGFQARAALANLFAELPNTDKPNVQEGETSLLWFAHPDERFLLVTDAATAERVTEALRGEAQLNNSQQWLALDIEAGLPVIDEANSAQFIPQATNLQALGGISFKKGCYTGQEMVARAKFRGANKRALWTLAGNSVRVPEAGEDLELKMGDNWRRTGTVLAAVQLDDGQLLVQVVMNNDMEADSVFRVRDDANTLSIKPLPYSLDEE, from the coding sequence ATGCCTTTTACTCCTTTTCCTCCACGTAAGCCTTGTGCCTGTGCACGTTTACCGCTGACGTTAATGACGCTTGATGATTGGGCGCTGGCAACCCTCAGCGGCGCTGACGGTGAAAAGTACCTGCAGGGCCAGGTTACTGCTGACGTCGCGCAGATGGACGAACACCAGCATCTGCTGGTTGCTCATTGCGATGCCAAGGGCAAAATGTGGAGTAACCTGCGTCTGTTCCGCCGTCAGGACGGTTTTGCCTTTATTGAGCGTCGTAGCGTGCGCGAAGCGCAGCTAACGCAATTGAAAAAATATGCCGTGTTCTCGAAGGTGACCATTGCCGCCAACGACGACCTGGTGCTGCTGGGTGTGGCTGGTTTCCAGGCGCGCGCCGCGCTGGCAAATCTTTTTGCTGAGCTACCAAACACGGATAAACCCAACGTACAGGAAGGTGAAACCTCACTGCTGTGGTTTGCTCATCCGGACGAACGTTTTCTGCTGGTTACCGATGCCGCCACCGCTGAGCGCGTAACCGAAGCTCTCCGTGGCGAAGCACAGCTCAACAATAGCCAACAGTGGTTGGCATTAGATATTGAAGCCGGTCTGCCGGTGATTGACGAAGCCAACAGCGCGCAGTTTATTCCACAGGCCACGAACCTTCAGGCACTGGGCGGTATCAGCTTTAAGAAAGGCTGCTACACCGGTCAGGAGATGGTTGCCCGCGCTAAATTCCGTGGTGCCAACAAACGTGCGCTGTGGACGCTAGCAGGCAACTCCGTGCGTGTACCGGAAGCCGGGGAAGACCTTGAACTGAAGATGGGTGACAACTGGCGTCGTACCGGTACCGTGTTGGCAGCAGTTCAACTGGATGATGGTCAGTTATTGGTGCAGGTAGTCATGAATAACGATATGGAAGCCGATAGCGTGTTCCGTGTGCGCGACGATGCCAATACATTGAGCATTAAGCCGCTGCCGTATTCGTTAGACGAAGAGTAG
- the sdhE gene encoding FAD assembly factor SdhE, with protein sequence MDINNKARIHWACRRGMRELDISIMPFFEHEYDTLSDEDKTVFIRLLECDDPDLFNWLMNHGKPANADFQRMVQLIQTRNRERGPVAI encoded by the coding sequence ATGGACATCAATAATAAAGCCCGTATCCACTGGGCATGCCGCCGAGGTATGCGTGAGCTCGACATCTCCATCATGCCGTTTTTTGAGCATGAGTACGACACGCTGAGTGATGAAGACAAAACGGTCTTTATCCGTCTGCTGGAATGTGATGACCCGGACCTGTTTAACTGGCTGATGAACCACGGTAAACCGGCTAATGCCGACTTCCAGCGTATGGTACAACTTATTCAAACACGGAATCGGGAACGTGGTCCTGTGGCAATCTGA
- a CDS encoding protein YgfX, which translates to MVLWQSDLRVSWRSQWLSLLLHGLVAAFVLLMPWPLSYTPLWLLLLSLVVFDCVRSQRRIHSHQGEIKLLMDSRLRWRNQEWDILGTPWMLSSGMMLRIRRCDGGRRQHLWLAADSMNAQEWRDLRRILLQQPAPGQH; encoded by the coding sequence GTGGTCCTGTGGCAATCTGATTTACGCGTCTCCTGGCGCTCACAGTGGCTCTCTTTATTACTCCACGGTCTGGTGGCGGCTTTTGTGCTGCTGATGCCGTGGCCGTTGAGCTACACCCCGCTTTGGCTGCTGTTGCTGTCACTGGTGGTATTTGACTGCGTGCGCAGCCAACGGCGTATTCATTCGCACCAGGGGGAAATTAAACTGCTAATGGATTCCCGGCTGCGCTGGCGTAACCAGGAGTGGGATATTCTGGGCACGCCGTGGATGCTGAGCTCAGGCATGATGTTACGGATTCGCCGCTGTGACGGTGGCCGACGCCAGCATCTGTGGTTAGCGGCAGACAGTATGAATGCTCAGGAATGGCGCGACCTGCGGCGGATATTATTGCAGCAACCCGCGCCAGGTCAGCATTAA
- the fldB gene encoding flavodoxin FldB: MNIGLFYGSSTCYTEMAAEKIRDIIGPELVTLHNLKDDSPALMEQYDVFILGIPTWDFGEIQEDWEAVWEQLDTLNLDGKIVALYGMGDQLGYGEWFLDALGMLHDKLATKGVKFVGYWPTEGYEFTSPKPVIADGQLFVGLALDETNQYDLSDERIQNWCEQILGEMAEQFS; this comes from the coding sequence ATGAATATCGGCCTTTTTTATGGTTCCAGCACCTGCTATACCGAGATGGCAGCAGAGAAAATCCGCGACATCATTGGGCCGGAACTGGTCACATTGCACAATTTAAAAGATGATTCCCCAGCGTTAATGGAGCAATACGACGTGTTCATCCTGGGGATCCCGACCTGGGATTTTGGTGAAATACAGGAAGATTGGGAAGCGGTCTGGGAACAATTAGATACGCTGAATCTGGATGGCAAGATCGTTGCGCTATACGGGATGGGTGACCAGCTCGGTTATGGCGAATGGTTCCTCGACGCGCTGGGCATGCTGCACGATAAGCTCGCGACGAAAGGGGTGAAATTTGTCGGCTATTGGCCAACCGAAGGGTATGAGTTCACCAGCCCGAAACCGGTTATTGCTGATGGGCAGCTGTTTGTCGGTCTCGCGCTGGATGAAACAAATCAATACGATCTGAGCGACGAGCGCATCCAGAACTGGTGCGAACAAATTCTCGGCGAAATGGCCGAGCAGTTCTCTTAA